One region of uncultured Methanolobus sp. genomic DNA includes:
- a CDS encoding adenosylcobinamide amidohydrolase — translation MYRHILSAVDFIVLWGDYSMKSGFTNGADADTGSAKASSGKEGKAFLLFETTGNEKIYRHSDSILVSLPEGRKTLTTSWLNGGYREDVRAIFNHTIPKGKHAPKELEGGTVPAYLRIIAERLGVDPNTSSGLLTAANMDNVAIVTKSFRGVEVTAVMTAGIEVNGGRAGDPASYYQEDGSHQFIQGTINMILIIGADLPDYAMARVIITASEAKAAALQQLMAPSKYSAGIATGSGTDMIAVVCDGTSSLTLTDAGQHSKLGELIGKVVIECSHKALEMQSDLSALSQRDMLVRLERFGITEVDYWKVASGLNGANRKAAFLKVLREMGKNPVLVSATASVLHIVDEISWELVPETAGRKIAISVMKGLPAVLGIDDNIPFNELTDEKDSVIDNWVRVTAWMAKNCEHTGLCEQEKD, via the coding sequence GTGTATCGTCACATTTTATCTGCTGTTGATTTTATAGTATTATGGGGAGATTATTCCATGAAGTCCGGATTTACAAATGGGGCTGACGCAGACACCGGTTCTGCAAAAGCCAGCAGTGGCAAAGAAGGAAAAGCTTTTCTCCTGTTTGAGACCACGGGCAATGAGAAAATTTACAGACACAGTGATTCCATTCTTGTGAGCTTGCCGGAAGGGCGGAAGACACTCACAACTTCGTGGCTGAATGGTGGATATCGTGAAGACGTAAGAGCAATTTTCAACCACACGATCCCAAAAGGAAAACATGCACCTAAAGAACTGGAAGGAGGAACGGTTCCTGCTTACCTGCGTATTATAGCAGAAAGACTTGGTGTTGACCCGAATACTTCTTCAGGGCTTCTGACTGCTGCTAACATGGATAATGTTGCCATAGTCACAAAGTCCTTCCGTGGAGTGGAGGTAACTGCTGTTATGACTGCCGGCATTGAAGTTAACGGAGGGAGGGCAGGCGATCCTGCTTCCTATTATCAGGAAGATGGCTCTCACCAGTTCATTCAGGGGACCATAAATATGATTCTTATAATAGGTGCTGATTTGCCTGATTATGCTATGGCAAGGGTCATAATCACGGCAAGTGAAGCAAAGGCTGCCGCCCTGCAGCAACTGATGGCTCCAAGCAAATATTCTGCCGGAATTGCTACCGGTTCGGGGACCGATATGATAGCAGTGGTCTGTGACGGCACAAGTTCTCTTACCCTAACGGATGCGGGCCAGCATTCAAAGCTTGGTGAACTTATTGGTAAGGTTGTCATCGAATGTAGTCACAAGGCGCTTGAGATGCAATCTGACCTGTCTGCCTTATCACAGAGGGATATGCTTGTGAGGCTTGAGCGGTTTGGGATAACTGAGGTGGATTACTGGAAAGTTGCATCAGGTCTGAACGGTGCAAATCGCAAGGCAGCTTTCTTAAAAGTGCTGAGGGAGATGGGAAAGAATCCGGTGCTTGTGAGTGCAACTGCTTCGGTATTGCATATTGTTGATGAGATCTCGTGGGAACTTGTTCCTGAAACAGCCGGGAGAAAAATTGCGATTTCGGTAATGAAAGGTCTTCCAGCGGTACTGGGAATTGATGACAATATACCGTTCAATGAATTGACTGATGAAAAGGATTCTGTTATAGACAACTGGGTTCGTGTAACTGCGTGGATGGCAAAGAATTGTGAGCACACTGGTTTGTGTGAGCAGGAAAAAGATTAG
- a CDS encoding DUF4130 domain-containing protein yields MIVAFRENVEGVLLACAELMRNKDFEFISAKDRDALKKKMDFTGINDVKLLGFRATVDTSKLVHHIFGSHRPRMFQRDPEVEGYISLVLKHRSCRPIELVHFLASCEGNAELLYSGKTRIGKKYYNYMRDVGRSYHRLCMFARPYSVNGVLSVKVDSPHHIGDMFCRWLARKNPDLPVAVIDKDVAWIGNGRYVGLEHYTNVPASLAGSLEFTSSTDEIDDLWDMYYDSQAIHKRRNKSHAKQLQPKVSALMSKMSERDRYKVERGIANCTLDYFAPGKEV; encoded by the coding sequence ATGATAGTGGCATTCAGGGAAAATGTAGAAGGTGTTCTGCTTGCATGTGCGGAGCTTATGCGGAATAAAGACTTCGAATTTATCAGTGCAAAGGACAGGGATGCGCTGAAGAAGAAAATGGATTTTACAGGTATTAATGATGTTAAACTACTGGGTTTCAGAGCTACAGTTGATACCTCAAAGCTGGTACACCATATCTTTGGTTCACACCGTCCCAGAATGTTCCAGCGTGATCCAGAAGTAGAGGGCTATATCTCGCTGGTTCTGAAACATCGCAGTTGCAGACCGATTGAACTTGTTCATTTCCTGGCTTCATGTGAAGGAAATGCTGAACTATTATACTCAGGCAAGACCAGAATCGGGAAGAAGTACTATAATTATATGCGTGATGTGGGTCGTTCATATCACCGTTTGTGCATGTTTGCACGTCCTTATTCTGTGAATGGTGTGCTTTCTGTAAAAGTAGATTCCCCCCATCATATTGGAGATATGTTCTGTCGCTGGCTTGCGAGAAAGAATCCTGATCTTCCAGTGGCTGTTATTGATAAGGATGTTGCCTGGATAGGCAATGGAAGATACGTAGGCTTGGAGCATTATACAAATGTTCCTGCTTCCCTTGCAGGAAGTCTGGAATTCACATCTTCAACAGATGAGATTGATGACCTGTGGGATATGTATTATGATTCACAGGCAATCCACAAGAGGAGAAATAAATCCCATGCAAAGCAATTACAACCAAAGGTATCAGCTTTAATGAGCAAGATGTCTGAAAGGGACAGGTACAAAGTTGAAAGGGGCATAGCAAATTGTACTCTTGATTATTTTGCACCCGGGAAGGAGGTATGA
- the hisB gene encoding imidazoleglycerol-phosphate dehydratase HisB: MRKAEISRKTSETDISIEIHLDGKGVTDISTGIGFFDHMLTAFAKHGNFNLTVKATGDLIVDDHHLVEDTGIVLGQVLAEALGNKAGIARFGEASIPMDEALATVALDLGGRSYLVIDAEFKASKVGEFSTQMVNHFFEAMAQNAKINMHAHVYGNNDHHKIEALFKAFAYALRRAVVMEGDEIKSTKGVL, translated from the coding sequence ATGAGAAAAGCAGAGATTTCACGCAAAACCAGCGAAACTGACATTTCCATTGAGATTCACCTTGATGGAAAAGGCGTTACAGATATTAGTACAGGAATCGGTTTTTTTGACCACATGCTGACTGCTTTTGCAAAACATGGGAACTTCAACCTCACTGTGAAAGCTACAGGAGACCTTATTGTAGACGATCACCATCTGGTTGAAGACACCGGTATTGTTCTTGGCCAGGTACTGGCTGAAGCACTTGGAAATAAGGCAGGCATTGCAAGATTTGGTGAAGCGAGTATTCCTATGGATGAAGCTCTTGCAACCGTCGCACTGGACCTTGGAGGACGCAGCTATCTTGTAATAGATGCAGAGTTCAAAGCTTCCAAAGTTGGTGAATTCAGCACCCAAATGGTAAATCATTTCTTTGAAGCCATGGCACAGAATGCAAAAATAAACATGCATGCTCATGTTTATGGTAACAACGACCACCACAAAATAGAAGCACTCTTCAAAGCCTTCGCCTATGCTCTCAGAAGAGCAGTAGTTATGGAAGGAGATGAGATCAAAAGCACCAAAGGAGTGCTTTGA
- a CDS encoding MATE family efflux transporter — MTDDYFGDLPEPKVGLGKTTSGMKAMLGDPKKAILKLALPMMLGMSIQTLYNLVDTFWVSGLGADALAAIGFVFPFFFAIIALSNGLGVGAGSAISRRFGSRDKKGADNVAVHTMILMLLMSVIFTVTLFTFSEQIFVFIGAGKTTAMATSYGRIIFGGSILLFFTNVANAILRSEGDTKRAMNAMIFGSVLNIILDPIFIYQLDMGVSGAAWATVISMGVTAIMMASWLFFKKDTYISFDFNDFSFEKDILRDIFRVGIPASVQQTSMALMMLVMNVIIIAASNTDGVAVYTVGWRVVTIAIAPLIGVSMAVVTMSGFSYGEESYENLSFTHLYSVKMGLLVETVIAVLTFVFAPWIAHVFTLSESASHITGDLITFLRIICIFYPLVSLGMLSSALFQGVGKGMNALFATILRALIFVPLFAIIFAFNLSEGLVGIWWGMVVGNMMGSAFIFIWARFYVSKLLKSGRRNIPSAVPEPVEMDP, encoded by the coding sequence ATGACTGATGATTACTTTGGTGATCTTCCTGAGCCAAAAGTAGGGCTTGGCAAAACAACTTCAGGCATGAAGGCTATGCTGGGTGACCCTAAAAAAGCCATACTGAAACTGGCATTGCCAATGATGCTTGGGATGTCGATACAGACACTTTACAATCTGGTGGATACTTTCTGGGTATCAGGACTTGGAGCGGATGCTCTTGCAGCCATCGGTTTTGTATTCCCGTTCTTCTTTGCTATAATTGCATTGTCAAACGGTCTGGGTGTGGGTGCCGGTTCTGCAATATCCCGGCGATTTGGTTCGCGGGATAAGAAAGGTGCGGACAATGTTGCAGTTCACACCATGATCCTGATGCTCTTAATGTCTGTCATTTTCACAGTAACTCTTTTCACTTTTTCAGAGCAGATATTTGTATTCATAGGCGCAGGTAAAACAACAGCAATGGCGACATCTTACGGTCGGATTATTTTCGGGGGCAGCATCCTGCTATTCTTCACCAATGTTGCAAATGCCATACTGAGAAGTGAAGGCGATACTAAGAGGGCAATGAATGCCATGATATTTGGTTCTGTACTGAATATTATTCTTGATCCGATTTTTATTTACCAGCTCGATATGGGTGTTTCAGGTGCTGCATGGGCCACCGTGATCTCCATGGGCGTCACCGCCATTATGATGGCAAGCTGGTTGTTCTTTAAGAAGGATACCTATATTTCCTTTGATTTCAATGATTTTAGTTTCGAAAAGGATATACTCAGGGACATTTTCAGGGTAGGTATTCCTGCTTCAGTCCAGCAGACTTCCATGGCGCTCATGATGCTTGTAATGAATGTAATAATCATAGCTGCAAGCAATACCGATGGAGTGGCTGTTTATACTGTTGGGTGGCGAGTGGTTACAATTGCAATAGCTCCCTTGATAGGTGTTTCAATGGCAGTTGTAACAATGTCCGGATTCTCGTACGGTGAAGAGTCTTATGAGAATCTCTCCTTCACACACCTTTACTCTGTGAAGATGGGGTTGCTTGTGGAAACTGTAATAGCAGTTCTCACCTTTGTCTTTGCTCCCTGGATTGCTCATGTTTTCACACTTTCAGAAAGCGCTTCACACATCACAGGTGATCTTATTACGTTCCTCCGTATCATCTGTATATTCTACCCCCTCGTGTCACTTGGTATGCTTTCTTCTGCTCTTTTCCAGGGGGTTGGAAAAGGAATGAACGCCCTGTTCGCAACAATTCTACGTGCTTTAATATTCGTGCCTCTGTTTGCGATTATCTTTGCTTTTAATCTGAGCGAGGGACTTGTAGGTATATGGTGGGGAATGGTTGTAGGCAATATGATGGGTTCTGCATTCATATTTATCTGGGCAAGGTTTTATGTTTCAAAGTTGCTGAAGTCAGGACGCAGAAATATTCCTTCTGCAGTCCCTGAACCTGTGGAGATGGACCCATGA
- the hisG gene encoding ATP phosphoribosyltransferase → MIRIAIPNKGRLHDPTVSLLKEAGLPVLEGGTRKLFAKTTDPEITYLFARAADIPEYVQDGAADVGITGLDLINETESDVEVLLDLKFGGASLVLAVPEDSNISSSADLQGMRVATEFPNITAKYFKNLGVNIEVIKVSGACEMTPHVGIADAIVDISSSGTTLVTNHLKMIEKVFTSSVYLIANKRTRADNEKIGQIQTAVESVLRAKGKRYLMMNVPEAELETVKKVLPGMAGPTVMKVESDNSILAVHAVVDASSIFATVGELKKAGAKDILVVPIERMMP, encoded by the coding sequence ATGATACGTATTGCAATACCCAACAAAGGGCGCTTACATGACCCTACAGTGAGCCTTCTCAAAGAGGCAGGACTTCCTGTACTCGAAGGCGGGACAAGGAAACTTTTTGCCAAAACTACAGACCCTGAGATAACATACCTTTTTGCAAGAGCAGCCGACATCCCTGAATATGTGCAGGACGGTGCCGCTGATGTAGGTATTACCGGTCTTGATCTGATTAATGAGACCGAATCTGACGTTGAAGTTCTGCTCGACCTTAAATTCGGAGGTGCAAGTCTGGTACTTGCAGTACCTGAAGATTCAAACATAAGCTCCTCTGCAGACCTTCAGGGAATGCGCGTTGCAACAGAATTCCCAAATATCACTGCAAAATATTTCAAGAACCTTGGTGTTAACATCGAAGTGATAAAAGTAAGTGGCGCATGTGAAATGACGCCACATGTCGGAATTGCCGACGCAATTGTTGACATTTCAAGTTCCGGAACAACCCTTGTAACCAATCATCTCAAAATGATAGAGAAGGTATTCACTTCATCAGTTTATCTCATAGCAAACAAGAGAACAAGAGCTGACAATGAAAAGATCGGGCAGATCCAGACAGCTGTTGAAAGTGTGCTTAGGGCAAAAGGCAAACGCTACCTCATGATGAACGTCCCGGAAGCCGAGCTTGAAACTGTTAAGAAGGTACTCCCCGGAATGGCAGGACCAACAGTAATGAAGGTTGAATCTGATAATTCAATACTCGCCGTACATGCTGTTGTTGATGCATCCAGTATTTTTGCAACCGTTGGAGAGCTCAAAAAAGCAGGTGCAAAAGACATACTGGTAGTACCAATAGAAAGAATGATGCCTTAA
- a CDS encoding helix-hairpin-helix domain-containing protein, which translates to MLAEVRTLQDIPGIGNKMSKRFVEHFGSEVQALDAILAGDIASISEVEGIGQRYAISLIQDVSSRVEGVTVDDFLRTREAMDVYEKLLDLVREFAHTRYSRDKLHVFFPYPSSKTKKIMQVRESVSYYMRTASLLEGDESITDLLSTVSQLNFRHQCPKIRDRVIITSEQEYYESARKLFSGLVDVHFARSLSELIDISRGFSQVIVVGDKFLAFDFPEDVEPEFVSDLDDLDDYKIIPEKEIYLFSRNLKSLEASVNLVKLMRSKGVNFFDKMDNDSIEMLSSTLALIDEDGDIVHGMDAELDRISDAISNLNLVVNETVSSVNEELNSALENSQMTLSGQDMLKVMNGSIELKEILGKKLHKNYSSIVKDAIERICSELNLEKKERLLVDSLFPEEIMHPIEADVDGLTNIRQHLEKKAQKRKFDHKREVSRILSAYRELSRGMVKSVLDFDVGFAIGLFSMSYGLTMPDIIEGSGLGFKGGRNLFLLSRHGDVIPVDYSIGANSFGPENDDSRVVLLSGVNSGGKTSLLELLAQSIILAHMGFPVPAENMEISLTESMYYFAKSKGTLDAGAFETTLTEFSMVADESSKFVLADELESITEPGASAKIMAGILEVLMENNSTMSIFVSHLSEQILENTECNIRVDGIEASGLDSELNLVVDRTPRYNYVAKSTPELIVERLSKKTGGKEQEFYEKLRNKFR; encoded by the coding sequence ATGCTGGCAGAAGTAAGGACGTTACAGGATATTCCCGGTATAGGGAATAAGATGTCAAAACGGTTTGTTGAACATTTTGGTAGTGAGGTTCAGGCACTTGATGCGATATTAGCTGGTGACATTGCCAGCATTTCAGAAGTTGAAGGAATAGGACAACGTTATGCCATATCACTGATACAGGATGTCTCATCCAGAGTTGAAGGTGTCACTGTTGATGATTTCCTGAGGACAAGGGAAGCAATGGATGTCTATGAGAAATTGCTTGATCTTGTGCGTGAGTTTGCACATACCCGTTATTCCAGGGATAAGTTGCATGTGTTCTTCCCTTATCCCTCTTCAAAAACAAAAAAGATCATGCAGGTAAGGGAATCCGTTTCATATTACATGCGCACAGCAAGTCTGCTTGAAGGCGATGAAAGCATTACTGATCTTCTGTCAACTGTCTCCCAGCTTAATTTCAGGCACCAATGTCCAAAAATACGTGATCGCGTGATCATCACGTCCGAGCAGGAATACTATGAATCTGCAAGAAAACTCTTTTCAGGATTAGTTGATGTTCATTTTGCACGTTCTCTTTCAGAGTTAATAGATATTTCAAGAGGCTTTTCTCAGGTAATTGTAGTAGGTGACAAATTCCTGGCTTTCGATTTTCCGGAGGATGTAGAGCCGGAATTTGTATCCGATCTCGATGATCTCGATGATTATAAGATCATACCGGAAAAAGAGATTTATCTTTTTTCCCGTAACCTTAAGTCTCTGGAAGCATCTGTAAATTTAGTTAAGTTGATGCGGTCAAAAGGTGTAAACTTCTTTGACAAAATGGACAATGATTCTATTGAAATGCTGTCATCCACTCTGGCCCTGATCGATGAGGATGGAGATATAGTTCATGGAATGGACGCTGAACTTGATAGGATATCCGACGCAATTTCTAATCTCAATTTAGTTGTAAACGAAACTGTCAGTTCTGTGAATGAAGAACTGAACTCTGCTCTTGAGAATAGTCAGATGACATTGAGTGGTCAGGATATGCTTAAGGTCATGAATGGTTCCATAGAACTGAAAGAGATTCTGGGTAAAAAGCTGCATAAGAATTACAGTTCAATTGTAAAGGATGCTATTGAAAGAATATGCAGTGAACTTAATCTGGAGAAAAAGGAACGCTTACTTGTGGATTCTCTTTTCCCGGAAGAAATAATGCATCCAATTGAGGCTGATGTTGATGGTCTTACTAATATCCGACAGCATCTGGAGAAAAAGGCACAAAAAAGAAAATTCGATCATAAACGCGAAGTTTCCCGCATATTATCTGCTTACAGGGAACTTTCCCGAGGAATGGTAAAATCGGTTCTTGATTTTGACGTAGGTTTTGCCATTGGTTTATTTTCAATGTCATATGGCCTTACAATGCCTGATATCATAGAGGGCTCAGGGCTTGGCTTTAAAGGTGGAAGGAATCTTTTCCTTCTTTCAAGACATGGGGACGTAATTCCGGTGGATTATTCCATAGGTGCAAATTCCTTTGGACCGGAAAATGATGATAGTCGCGTTGTACTTTTAAGTGGAGTTAATTCAGGAGGTAAGACCTCTTTGCTTGAATTGCTTGCACAAAGTATTATCCTTGCACACATGGGTTTCCCGGTTCCTGCAGAAAACATGGAAATTTCTCTCACTGAATCTATGTATTACTTCGCCAAATCAAAAGGTACACTGGATGCAGGTGCTTTTGAGACAACACTTACTGAGTTCTCAATGGTAGCTGATGAATCCTCAAAGTTCGTTCTGGCTGATGAGCTGGAGTCAATCACTGAACCCGGTGCATCAGCAAAGATAATGGCAGGGATACTTGAAGTGCTAATGGAGAATAATAGCACAATGTCAATATTCGTCTCTCACCTGTCTGAGCAGATATTGGAAAATACTGAATGCAACATCCGGGTTGATGGAATTGAAGCAAGTGGCCTGGATTCTGAATTGAACCTTGTGGTTGACAGGACTCCTCGCTACAATTATGTTGCAAAAAGCACTCCTGAATTGATAGTAGAGAGACTATCAAAGAAGACCGGTGGTAAAGAACAGGAGTTTTACGAGAAATTAAGAAACAAATTCCGATAA
- a CDS encoding radical SAM protein, translating to MNHRSPANEHHMTLMERMRVLSEGTKYDSCNQSAVCHAFGPDGRCIQLYKTLMTNACSGECTYCPNRCGRDSVKTSLSPEEITKITWSFYRRNAIEGLFLSSGVIGDAERTAEKQLEVASLLRGQGFTGYIHIRVMPGTPKYLLEEIAECANKFGVNAETTSTINYSEICPNFDYKNDVLQRLQWTRDLINKKRKQEGFKGRIIGANDTQFVVGAVQESDREIIGTVENFMDKYELRRPYFMSFDPVPFTPLENNEPSPMWREIRLYQTSYLLKDYGMKARDIDMVLDDNGFLLDMDPKMLLASCNPDMFPINVNTASREDLLKVPGIGPVGANRIIQSRPVSSEKELSRMGVVISRARPFIELNGKRQTNLFSFTGVGA from the coding sequence ATGAACCACAGAAGTCCTGCTAATGAGCACCATATGACGCTTATGGAAAGGATGAGAGTATTGTCCGAAGGCACGAAGTATGATAGTTGCAACCAGAGTGCTGTCTGTCATGCTTTCGGACCTGATGGCCGTTGCATACAGCTTTACAAAACGCTGATGACAAATGCCTGTTCCGGGGAGTGCACGTATTGTCCTAACAGGTGCGGCAGGGATTCTGTGAAGACATCATTAAGTCCGGAAGAGATCACAAAGATCACCTGGTCGTTCTATCGCAGAAATGCAATTGAAGGTTTGTTCCTGTCATCAGGTGTTATTGGTGATGCTGAGAGGACTGCTGAGAAGCAACTGGAGGTAGCAAGTCTTCTGAGGGGGCAGGGATTCACAGGTTACATACATATTCGCGTGATGCCGGGGACGCCTAAGTATTTGCTGGAGGAGATCGCTGAGTGTGCAAACAAGTTCGGTGTGAACGCAGAGACCACAAGTACAATCAATTACTCGGAGATCTGCCCGAATTTTGACTATAAGAATGATGTACTCCAGCGATTACAATGGACTCGTGATCTCATCAACAAAAAAAGAAAACAAGAAGGGTTTAAAGGTCGTATTATCGGTGCCAATGACACCCAATTCGTGGTGGGCGCGGTTCAGGAATCTGACAGGGAAATTATAGGAACCGTTGAGAATTTCATGGATAAATATGAGTTAAGGAGACCGTATTTCATGAGTTTCGATCCGGTTCCGTTCACACCTCTTGAAAATAATGAACCTTCTCCTATGTGGAGAGAAATCCGGTTGTATCAGACATCTTATTTGTTGAAGGATTATGGCATGAAGGCTCGTGATATTGACATGGTTCTTGATGACAATGGTTTCCTTTTGGATATGGACCCGAAGATGCTTCTTGCATCCTGCAATCCGGATATGTTCCCGATCAATGTGAATACTGCAAGCAGGGAAGACCTGCTTAAAGTGCCGGGAATCGGGCCGGTGGGCGCAAACAGAATTATTCAGTCAAGACCAGTAAGTTCTGAAAAGGAACTTTCACGCATGGGTGTGGTTATCAGCCGTGCCAGACCTTTTATTGAACTCAACGGGAAAAGACAGACGAACCTTTTCTCTTTTACAGGTGTGGGAGCATGA
- the hisA gene encoding 1-(5-phosphoribosyl)-5-[(5-phosphoribosylamino)methylideneamino]imidazole-4-carboxamide isomerase, which yields MSFEVIPAVDMRNGKCVQLVQGVPGSEMVSLDDPVAVAKDWVSQGAKTLHLIDLDGAIDGKRKNAPIIEKIVQECKPLGMKIQVGGGIRSFENAAELLNIGVDRVILSTAAINNPQLVKELADEFGSEHINVALDSKNGKVAIDGWKKESEFTAVEIGIKFEKLGAGSILFTNIDSEGLLQGVNTAPTEDLVKSVSIPVIASGGVTELEDLIALKKTGAKAVVAGSALYTGKFTLPEAINIISEDL from the coding sequence ATGTCATTTGAAGTGATTCCTGCCGTGGACATGAGAAACGGCAAATGTGTGCAATTAGTACAGGGTGTACCCGGAAGTGAAATGGTTTCCCTGGATGACCCTGTTGCAGTGGCAAAGGACTGGGTATCCCAAGGTGCAAAGACCCTTCATCTGATCGATCTTGACGGTGCCATCGATGGTAAACGCAAGAATGCACCAATTATTGAGAAAATCGTTCAGGAATGCAAGCCACTTGGAATGAAGATTCAGGTGGGGGGCGGAATTCGTTCTTTTGAAAACGCTGCTGAACTTCTGAATATCGGAGTTGACAGAGTAATACTAAGCACAGCCGCCATCAACAACCCACAGCTTGTAAAAGAGCTTGCAGATGAGTTTGGAAGCGAACACATTAACGTTGCTCTGGATTCCAAGAATGGCAAGGTAGCTATAGATGGATGGAAAAAAGAATCAGAGTTCACAGCTGTAGAAATAGGAATCAAATTCGAGAAACTTGGTGCAGGAAGTATTCTTTTTACTAACATTGACTCAGAAGGATTGCTTCAGGGAGTGAATACCGCCCCTACCGAAGATCTGGTAAAATCCGTAAGTATCCCTGTAATTGCATCAGGTGGTGTAACTGAACTGGAAGACCTCATTGCACTGAAAAAAACAGGAGCAAAGGCGGTTGTTGCTGGAAGTGCATTATACACTGGCAAATTCACACTTCCAGAAGCGATAAATATTATTAGTGAAGATTTATAA
- a CDS encoding TIM barrel protein, whose translation MKELMNFSLYENDMDMFDSDWDKIRNFLVRHDLDGLELFVDSSPLPDDVPKDLVVGVHLPYWMGRHRAWVDSSVFTQDMEVFERTYVFGGASRGEVIDTFRQALDNAHTLQAEYAVFHVSYAELEQVYTRCFDCTDYDVLDTTAEFLNEAVSVYPDGEPPVRLFFENLWWPGLTFLDSKNVEYFASLLDFDNWAFVLDTGHLMNATMKCEDESCSINVVLDLLSGHSEKFIKRIEGMHFHCSLSGEFMRNSMGLEIPKGFDALPFHERLMSTMEILGQMDQHMPFTNGSCSQIVDMVSPDFLTHEFVSTDLRSLDEKLYIQIQSLHK comes from the coding sequence ATGAAAGAACTGATGAATTTTTCTCTGTATGAAAATGATATGGACATGTTTGACTCGGATTGGGATAAGATAAGAAATTTCCTTGTGCGGCATGATCTTGATGGTCTGGAACTTTTTGTAGATTCCTCTCCCCTGCCGGATGATGTGCCAAAGGATCTGGTTGTGGGGGTTCACCTGCCATACTGGATGGGAAGACACCGGGCATGGGTTGACTCTTCTGTGTTTACTCAGGATATGGAGGTGTTTGAGAGGACCTATGTTTTTGGAGGAGCCAGCCGTGGTGAGGTTATTGACACTTTCAGACAGGCTCTGGATAATGCGCACACTTTGCAGGCTGAATATGCGGTTTTTCATGTGTCCTATGCTGAACTGGAGCAGGTCTACACACGTTGTTTTGACTGTACGGACTATGATGTCCTTGATACAACCGCAGAGTTCCTGAATGAGGCTGTGTCTGTTTATCCTGATGGTGAACCTCCGGTTCGGCTGTTTTTTGAGAACCTGTGGTGGCCGGGACTTACATTCCTTGACTCAAAGAATGTTGAATACTTTGCTTCATTGCTTGATTTTGATAACTGGGCTTTTGTTCTTGATACGGGTCATCTGATGAATGCTACCATGAAGTGTGAGGATGAGAGTTGTTCCATCAATGTTGTGCTTGATCTTCTTTCCGGGCATTCGGAAAAATTCATTAAAAGAATAGAGGGCATGCATTTCCATTGCAGCCTGTCAGGTGAGTTTATGCGTAACTCTATGGGTCTGGAAATTCCCAAAGGGTTTGATGCTTTGCCTTTCCACGAGCGGCTCATGTCTACCATGGAAATACTGGGTCAAATGGATCAGCACATGCCATTTACCAATGGGAGTTGCTCGCAAATAGTCGATATGGTATCTCCGGATTTCCTGACACATGAATTTGTCTCAACTGACTTGCGCTCTCTTGATGAGAAATTGTATATACAGATACAATCATTACACAAATAA
- a CDS encoding helix-turn-helix domain-containing protein, whose product MSTLDNNNSENPEHSDRLKLFSALGSETRLRMLQRLTEGEMHISELARELDISVPVAAKHANILEAAELIQRKVYGKTHVLQLNNKNIFHALDIFAPSRTVEVEKGATLLQALKKAAVVEVKDVHGQDNIVSTNGEEGFFVYEVDGVFSDKNVNEFLFDKDSTVMWKKLEPISILKVKVKIAEE is encoded by the coding sequence ATGAGTACTCTCGATAACAATAATTCCGAGAACCCAGAGCACAGTGACCGTCTTAAACTGTTTAGCGCTCTTGGAAGTGAAACCAGACTCAGGATGCTTCAAAGGCTGACTGAGGGTGAAATGCACATATCAGAACTTGCAAGAGAACTTGATATCTCTGTGCCGGTTGCTGCAAAACACGCAAACATACTTGAAGCCGCTGAACTTATACAGCGTAAAGTATATGGAAAGACTCATGTTCTGCAGCTTAATAACAAGAACATTTTCCACGCGCTCGACATATTTGCACCTTCCAGAACTGTTGAAGTTGAAAAAGGGGCCACACTGCTGCAAGCACTTAAGAAGGCAGCGGTTGTTGAAGTGAAAGATGTTCACGGTCAGGACAATATTGTTTCCACTAATGGTGAGGAAGGTTTCTTTGTCTATGAAGTGGACGGGGTTTTCTCCGACAAGAATGTCAATGAATTCCTGTTTGACAAAGATTCTACTGTTATGTGGAAAAAGCTGGAACCTATCAGTATTCTGAAAGTGAAAGTCAAGATCGCAGAGGAGTGA